The window tacaaggttgaataagcttgtcgttccattatatttctattgcttgtagtattttgaaattgtcctgacaaaatgttgaaaaatgtctcctatatttgctaattaatgtttcttaaatttagtgattgtaatattttagtattcggtattaatattatttgctatgcttaaattagttcttactaATTGTTGAGTTACTAGAGACACTGATaaactagttaacagttagtagtactttttaaaaaatattttttcactcactaatcaaacactagaaaatatctaacaccataaaatatttttcaaaaaatatttttttactcaccaaccaaatataagaaaataagtggaaaattaatttatttttcaaaaaaatatttttcatgaaaaatatttttcatcataccaaacacaccctaaaaagtgaaaatttttctATTGCCAAACGGGCCATTAGTGACCCATAAGCGGGAAAAGGACGCGCGCCTCGAAATCTACCCATAACGTTACAATTTGTTGGCCATTCATAACGGGCCACGCAAGTCCTCATACAGCTGTTACCCGCTTCACCAAATCCATATTTGTATCAGTCAAAACTTGAAAACAAGTAAATATACACATTGATTGGTCCACGTGTACAGAACTTTCAACTTCTGTAGTAAAATCTAGCCGTTTGCCGTAAGCTCTCTCCTTTTCCCCACTTTCTGTTTCCGCCATTGCATTCCAAAAAGgaaaagcaagaaaagaaaaaatagaaagagaaggaTTTCTCTAAAGAACTTTCTGGAAATGGGGAAACTCATCTGCGACTCAACAACGTCGTCGCCGGTAGTTACATGGAGGGATCCTACCTCAACTCCGTCATCCCTAGATTCCATCGATCTCGTTGACCACTCATCTCCGGTGGCGGCCACCACAGGTGCCGTCGTCGCCGTTGACGCCTATTCATGGGAAAATGTTTCAGCTTTAGAGGAGCAGCAGAGAAAGCATTTGATAAAGATTCAGTCCAAGGGAGTGCTGTGGAAAAATCCCCGGGATCAGAGCGTTTCTATGGTTTTCCGTCTGAGCTACGGCGGAGAAGTCGAGGCAGACGGAAACTGTCTTTTTACTGCTTGTGCCAAATCAATGGGGCTGGCGACGGTGTCGTATGCCAGAGATCTGAGACGGCGGACAGTGCGGAGGTTCTTGGAAGATCTTGGATCGGCGAGCAACGAGGATAAAGAAGTGATTGGATCTGCGATTAAGCACATGTATTCTCCCGATCTGAAATCTGGGTGGGGCATTCATGTGGTTCAAGAGTTGAAGCTGTTAGCTAACAAGGATGATCGACAGGTTCTGGACTCGGCTATTACCGAGCTTGTTCAGCTAGGGATGGAGCGGTAATTTCCTATCTGTTATgcctctttttcttttaaaattaaaatgtattaGGGATTGAGgcttttattgttattgttagaTCTGAATGATAAAGTTTAATCTGATTGATTCCATCTCCTGTGATTAGTTGGAAATATGTGATGATGATATTTCATTTCCTTTAATtataggaatgtaaaaatacagtttctttctttttacttttaatcAACTCCCCAAACCAGTTAATGTTACGTAAAATCCCTATTTAACTTCAAGTGAGATTTTTATCTTGCATTTCGTCGTAGAGaacagttttttttctttttacttttaataATCAACTCCCCAAATCAGTTATTATTACCTAACATCCGTATTTAATTTCAAGTGAGATTTTTATCATGCATTTCGCCGTAGAGAAcagttttctttttttcacttctttGAAGTGAGAATTTCTTTAATATGTATCATGTATCACAATAAGGAAccaaagaagaaatcaaaactttGTTTGCTACTATCTGAATCTGCGCGGAGAAGATTTTCggaacttttctttttcttgtataGGTGAAGATGCTAAGCAAAAAATTGATTGAGTTTGATATGGTTGAGTTCAATAtcttattatggttttgatattACTTTTGTGGTTGACATTGAAGAGAATTGGCTGCTGAGTCTATATACAAAGAGAGGTGCATAGCTGTGGATGATGGCCCAAGTTGGGCCAAGTACATGTCAATCTCTGGTTCACCTGATGATGAATATGATATCATCACTTTGCAGTATACTGAGGAAGGTTTATTAACTGTAGATGAGAATAGTAATGGTCATGCGGCTGCATTTGGAGACGATATAGCAATTGAGTGTCTTGCAACCGAGTTTAAAAGAGAGATCTTTGTGGTAAGAAAATGATCTTCCTAGATGAAATTTTTCATTCATCTTCGTTAGCATGACAATTGCTTTCTCTTGAATAATTGCACTGTATTACTCGAAAGAAACTGGTAAGAAATTGTTTATTGCAGGATAAGGCTTCATAATCACTAATTGCAGGATAAGGTTTCATAATCACTGTATACTCTGAAGGTGCAACAGTATAAGGtcttatttttgtttctatttccaAATGGTGCTATGTTTGTCAGACTTTTCTTATTTGAAGCTGCATAAATTGATAATCCAAGGACAATGTCATGAGAGCAATAAGCAATGATAGTTCATGAGAACAATGCTAATGGAAGTAGGATGTTTCAGGAAGATAATCATGCTAGTGGATGGTccctttcttttttcaaattggGATGACAGACATGTGTCTATTGAGAGAAGGGTTTTATCTGTGTTCATAATAGCAATCCTCCTATTCTTTCCATaggttcttttttttcttttgataaatagGGGGAGATGGAGATCCCACCAAAGTTTTTGATAGTTTGTGCAAGTTCACTTTTCAACCCCTATGTTCCTTAATTGTCAATCAAACAATTCTTTTCCTAAGTTTTCCTGTTGGTATATAACTTTTAGGTGCAAGCACATGGATCTGATGCAATGGTTGATGAAGAAAACTGTGTCTTCTTTCTCCCGCATCGTCCAAGATGTGAAATATGTGAACCTCCTTTCTTCCTTTTCATGAAGGGAACAGGTACAGAAAATTTTACAATGAAAGATCCTACtgctaatattttatttcttccgTCTGAGATTATTGTGAATGGGAATTGCAGGTTGGTGTGGTGCTGGGGCTGACCATTATGAGCCTTTGATTGCTTCTCCTTCCGGTTATGTTTCCCAGGAAAAGGTAGCATTGGTACTGTAGGTCATTAGTTGGGGTATTCTTGTGCTTAGAGAGGTAGTACTAGTTATTCAAAGAGAATTGTTTCTCTCCCCAggatattttcttttcaattggAAAGATGTTCCCAATTCTTTTTTAGGTTAAAGGAGGAAGATGTCCAATTGGGACTTCAAACTTTTGTTGAGGTTATGTAGGattggtctattttgaagtccATCAGGCAGCTGCTTTTAGTTTGGTTATATTTAGTGGTGTTGCGGCtctttttgttgtgctttttTTTGAGGCTAGTTGTAGTTTGCTGCTGGGGGTACTATTCGTTTGAGAGCTGGAATAGTACATTTATATTGCTGTAATTCATGCTGAATTCCAATCTTGAGAAGGAAATGGCTTCTCTCTATCCATTGCAAATGCAGTTcctgtttttcttttttcctttttttttttttggttcttttagTTTTGTTAAAATCTGATCTGAGCACCATGTAAGTATCTTGCTGAACGGTTTCGTCTCTTCTTGCCTTTACTTTTCTTTCCTGCGTATGCATTGATACCATCGTATTGACGGTGAAACTCTCCTTTGTTTTCTTATCAACCATTTAGAAGACAAGAGTCCCATCGAAAATAACATGCTTTGTTTTCGTCAAATAAAGTACTTATAACGTAGTACATCTGAAAATATATTTATTGCAGTCTATCGATAGACACATCTCCTAA of the Capsicum annuum cultivar UCD-10X-F1 chromosome 11, UCD10Xv1.1, whole genome shotgun sequence genome contains:
- the LOC107852639 gene encoding uncharacterized protein LOC107852639 — its product is MGKLICDSTTSSPVVTWRDPTSTPSSLDSIDLVDHSSPVAATTGAVVAVDAYSWENVSALEEQQRKHLIKIQSKGVLWKNPRDQSVSMVFRLSYGGEVEADGNCLFTACAKSMGLATVSYARDLRRRTVRRFLEDLGSASNEDKEVIGSAIKHMYSPDLKSGWGIHVVQELKLLANKDDRQVLDSAITELVQLGMERELAAESIYKERCIAVDDGPSWAKYMSISGSPDDEYDIITLQYTEEGLLTVDENSNGHAAAFGDDIAIECLATEFKREIFVVQAHGSDAMVDEENCVFFLPHRPRCEICEPPFFLFMKGTGWCGAGADHYEPLIASPSGYVSQEKVALVL